One Pieris napi chromosome Z, ilPieNapi1.2, whole genome shotgun sequence DNA window includes the following coding sequences:
- the LOC125062144 gene encoding mucin-2-like isoform X19 encodes MRLQILLLIGAAWADVLPNGCPRDFSVHHLLRHEDCTKFYSCSNGVPIEMSCGPGTGFDFDLQKCTEDTSGCAKNDHNFIDSGGTCIPTAHETDCTKFYSCENGVHVLATCDPGYRFNTEMGKCEVSSKVTCKHIKKRSIQTRCPNDVWIQMNIPHESDCDKYYRCFHGNRILMSCFNGAHYNPKTQSCDTPENAGCADGEIMEDCPANTFIPIFLPHDTDCNKYYRCFRGNKQVQRCGHGQHFNAKTQLCDTIANAGCQEESNTPNGCSKDEISLPHEQCDKYYKCVHGNKILMPCPTGTHFSFELQRCDWPNIAKCEPTQTPTTTTTTTTTTTTTTPKPESTPRPGYFPNGCPIDYRIEQLLPHPDCTKFYQCVHGFKQEMPCPGGTHFSIHLQRCDWPSIAKCVPGTTTTTQRSITTTRQPTTSRQPTTTTRRPTTTTTTTTKPPISTPRPGYFPNGCPIDYRIEQLLPHPDCGKYYQCVHGFKQEMPCYHGLHFSYELQRCEWPNIAKCVPGGTTTTRLPTTITTKLPSTTSTTTTTTTTKPVSTPRPGYFPNGCPVDYRIEQLLPHPDCTKFYQCVHGFKQEMPCPGGTHFSFELQRCDWPNIANCKPGASTSSPTTTTSTTPSTTTSTPRPTTTTPSLTTTSKPEYLPNGCPKDFSVHLLLPHEYDCTKFYYCNFGEKVERQCNSNLYFDPILQVCNWPSAVDCKPSTPPPSTTIKDPETTTSEVTTPVATSPDITVSPEVSTPDPTTPEATSTEVTTPKATTAEDTTFEPTTPAATTPEATTIDEITLEPTIPEATTPEATTAEDTTLEPTTPVATTPEATTAEDTTLESTTPVATTPEATTAEDTTLEPTTPAATTPEATTAEDTTLEPTTPEATTPEATTAEDTTLESTTPAATTPEATTAEDTTSEPTTPEATTPEATTPEATTPEATTAEDTTLEPTTPEATTTEATTAEDTTLEPTTPEVTTAEDTTLEQTTPAATTPEATTAEDTTLEPTTPEATTPEATTAEDTTLESTTPAATKPEATTAEDTTSEPTTPEATTPEATTPEATTPEATTAEDTTLEPTTTEATTPQATTAEDTTLEPTTPEATTPEATTVKDTTLEPTTPETTTPVATTVEDTTLEPTTPEATTPEATTAEDTTLEPTTPEATTAEDTTLEPTTPEATTPEATTVEDTTLEPTTPEATTPEATTVEDTTLEPTTPEATTAEDTTLEPTTPETTTPVATTVEDTTLEPTTPEATTAEDTTLEPTTPEATTAEDTTLEPTTPETTTPVATTVEDTTLEPTTPAETTPEATTVEDTTLEPTTPEDTTPEATTVEDTTLEPTTPEATTPEATTAEDTTLEPTTPEATTAEDTTLEPTTPEATTAEDTTLEPITPETTTPVATTVEDTTLEPTTPEATTPEATTAEDTTLEPTTPAATTPEATTAEDTTLEPTTPEATTTEATTAEDTTLEPTTPEVTTPEDTTLEPTTPAATTPEATTVEDTTLEPTTPEDTTPEATTVEDTTLEPTTPEATTTEATTAEDTTLEPTTPEVTTAEDTTLEPTTPAATTPEATTVEDTTLEPTTPEDTTPEATTVEDTTLEPTTPETTTPVATTVEDTTLEPTTPEATTAEDTTLEPTTPEATTAEDTTLEPTTPETTTPVATTVEDTTLEPTTPAETTPEATTVEDTTLEPTTPEDTTPEATTVEDTTLEPTTPEATTPEATTAEDTTLEPTTPEATTAEDTTLEPTTPEATTAEDTTLEPTTPEATTPEATTAEDTTLEPTTPEATTAEDTTLEPTTPEATTAEDTTLEPTTPEATTPEVTTAEDTTLEPNTPAATTPEATTAEDTTLEPTTPEATTPEATTAEDTTLEPTTPEATTTEATTAEDTTLESTTPVATTPEATTAEDTTLEPTTPAATTPEATTAEDTTLEPTTPEATTPEATTAEDTTLESTTPAATTPEATTADDTTLEPTTPAETTPEATTADDTTLEPTTPEATTPEPTTADDTTLEPTTPEATTPEPTTADDTTLEPTTPEATTPEATTVEDTTLESTTPEATTPEPTTADDTTLEPTTPEATTPEPTTADDTTLGPTTPEATTPEATTAEDTTLEPTTSDATTPEATTPEATTTPSSPSPAPICPPGVFGNVPHPVLCDYYYNCIGGMEVLLRCLEGFEYDHSIRSCTRISENGCFARKNATTTTTENQVADTTTEDIESTTYRDNICPPGFSGTLPHSTLCSAYYRCEEGEAILKNCAKGFEYDAVIMDCVPISESGCYAQQGLTTTTDNNRLPELSTYKNDEEDYICPPMFSGNIEHPTLCDSYYTCFSGMEFLMNCSHGFEFDPVVKNCVRISSTGCFATRYNLTTTTTTTTPTPTTTENNKDKPICPPNYSGNVPHETKCDSYYTCFSGSEFLMQCPNGFEFDPTTKDCVRISETGCFAQQGLATTTDNNRLPELSTYKNDEENYICPPMFSGNIKHPTLCDSYYTCFAGMEFLMNCTHGFEFDPVVKDCVRISETGCFAQQGLATTTDNNRLPELSTYKNDEEKYICPPMFSGNIEHPTLCDSYYTCFAGMEFLMNCSHGFEFDPAVQNCVRISNTGCFATRYNLTTTTTTTTTTPTTTTTENNKVKSICPPNFSGNVPHKTKCDAFYTCFSGSEFLMQCPNGFEFDPNTKDCVRISDTGCFAQQSLATTTDNNRLPELSTNKNDEEDYNCPPMFSGNIEHPTLCDSYYTCFAGMEFLMNCSHGFEFDPVVENCVRVSNTGCFARRYNLTTRMTSTTTENNKIKPICPPAFSGNLPHRTKCDYYYTCFSGSEFLMRCPNGFEFDPTTNECVRISSSGCFARQNDPENICMPGESGHVPHPELCDTFYLCAMGEPLRLHCSRGFEFSAANGQCVAISDDGCFAKVKQSKKMPICSPAQVGNIPHHTRCDAYYSCMAGEATEVLCEEGLEFDPETKQCALISENGCTARK; translated from the exons ATGCGTTTACAAATATTACTCCTAATAGGAGCAGCATGGGCAGATGTCTTACCCAATGGCTGTCCACGAGATTTCAGCGTCCATCACCTGCTGAGACACGAAGACTGCACCAAATTCTACTCATGCAGCAATGGAGTGCCCATTGAGATGTCGTGTGGACCTGGAACTGGCTTTGACTTTGATTTACAG AAATGTACCGAGGACACGTCCGGCTGCGCCAAAAACGATCATAACTTTATAGACAGTGGCGGAACGTGTATTCCCACTGCACACGAAACAGATTGTACTAAGTTCTATTCCTGTGAAAATGGTGTTCATGTGTTGGCCACTTGTGATCCAGGTTATAGGTTTAATACCGAAATGGGG aaatgCGAAGTATCATCCAAAGTGACATGCAAACACATAAAAAAGCGCTCCATACAGACGAGATGTCCCAACGATGTGTGGATACAAATGAACATTCCACACGAGAGCGATTGCGATAAATACTACAGATGTTTCCACGGGAATCGAATCTTGATGTCCTGTTTTAATGGGGCGCATTATAATCCAAAGACTCAG AGTTGTGACACGCCGGAGAATGCTGGTTGCGCTGACGGGGAAATTATGGAGGATTGTCCAGCGAACACCTTTATCCCAATCTTCTTACCTCATGATACTGACTGTAACAAGTATTATAGATGCTTTAGAGGTAACAAACAAGTCCAAAGGTGTGGTCATGGACAGCATTTTAATGCGAAAACCCAG CTCTGCGATACAATAGCAAACGCTGGCTGTCAAGAGGAATCAAACACGCCGAATGGATGCTCAAAGGATGAAATATCTCTACCACACGAACAatgtgataaatattataaatgtgttcacgggaataaaatattaatgccTTGTCCAACTGGGACGCACTTTAGTTTCGAGTTACAG CGATGTGATTGGCCAAACATAGCGAAATGCGAGCCAACACAAACACCAACAACAACAACGACtacaacaacaacaacgaCGACGACGACACCAAAACCGGAATCAACACCCAGACCGGGATACTTTCCTAACGGATGTCCTATAGACTATAGAATTGAACAGTTGTTACCTCATCCGGATTGTACGAAGTTTTATCAGTGCGTGCATGGTTTTAAACAAGAAATGCCATGTCCAGGAGGAACGCACTTCAGTATTCATTTGcag AGATGTGATTGGCCCAGTATAGCGAAGTGTGTCCCGGGTACAACAACCACAACTCAACGCTCAATTACAACAACTCGCCAACCAACAACAAGTCGCCAACCAACAACAACTACTCGTCGACCGAcgacaacaacaacaacaacaactaaACCACCTATTAGTACCCCAAGGCCTGGATATTTCCCCAATGGATGTCCTATAGATTACAGAATAGAACAGCTGTTACCTCATCCGGACTGTGGCAAATACTATCAATGTGTACACGGTTTTAAACAAGAAATGCCGTGCTATCATGGTTTACACTTTAGTTACGAGCTACAG AGATGTGAATGGCCAAATATAGCAAAATGTGTGCCTGGTGGAACAACAACTACGCGATTACCAACAACGATAACAACGAAATTACCATCAACAACATCTACGACAACCACAACCACGACAACTAAACCAGTATCAACACCAAGGCCAGGTTATTTTCCCAATGGCTGTCCCGTAGACTACAGAATCGAACAATTGTTACCTCATCCTGACTGCACTAAATTCTATCAGTGCGTACATGGCTTTAAACAAGAAATGCCATGTCCAGGAGGAACACACTTTAGTTTTGAACTGCAG AGATGTGATTGGCCAAATATTGCTAATTGTAAGCCTGGAGCTTCAACTTCATCGCCAACAACAACAACTTCTACAACGCCCAGTACAACAACATCAACACCAAGGCCAACAACAACAACGCCGAGCTTAACAACAACGTCAAAGCCAGAATATTTACCAAATGGTTGTCCTAAGGACTTTTCAGTCCATTTGTTGTTACCACATGAGTACGATTGCACGAAATTCTATTATTGCAATTTTGGGGAGAAGGTTGAGCGGCAATGTAATTCGAATTTATACTTCGATCCAATTTTGCAG GTATGTAACTGGCCGTCAGCAGTTGATTGTAAGCCAAGCACGCCTCCTCCAAGTACAACTATAAAAGACCCCGAAACAACAACATCTGAGGTAACCACTCCAGTTGCTACTAGTCCTGATATCACAGTAAGTCCAGAAGTCTCTACACCTGACCCAACTACGCCTGAAGCAACATCAACAGAGGTTACAACCCCAAAAGCTACCACGGCTGAAGACACAACATTCGAGCCAACTACGCCTGCAGCAACAACACCAGAGGCTACCACGATTGACGAAATAACATTAGAGCCAACTATACCTGAAGCTACAACCCCAGAAGCTACCACGGCTGAAGACACAACATTAGAGCCAACTACGCCTGTAGCAACAACACCAGAGGCTACCACGGCTGAAGACACAACATTAGAGTCAACTACACCTGTAGCAACAACACCAGAAGCTACCACGGCTGAAGACACAACATTAGAGCCAACTACGCCTGCAGCAACAACACCAGAGGCTACCACGGCTGAAGATACTACATTAGAGCCAACTACACCTGAAGCTACAACCCCAGAAGCTACCACGGCTGAAGACACTACATTAGAGTCAACTACGCCTGCAGCAACAACACCAGAGGCTACCACGGCTGAAGACACAACATCAGAGCCAACTACGCCTGAAGCAACAACACCAGAAGCAACTACACCTGAAGCTACAACCCCAGAAGCTACCACGGCTGAAGACACTACATTAGAGCCAACTACACCTGAAGCTACAACTACAGAAGCTACCACGGCTGAAGACACAACATTAGAGCCAACTACACCTGAAGTTACCACAGCTGAAGACACAACATTAGAGCAAACTACGCCTGCAGCAACAACACCAGAGGCTACCACGGCTGAAGACACTACATTAGAGCCAACTACACCTGAAGCTACAACCCCAGAAGCTACCACGGCTGAAGACACTACATTAGAGTCAACTACGCCTGCAGCAACAAAACCAGAGGCTACCACGGCTGAAGACACAACATCAGAGCCAACTACGCCTGAAGCAACAACACCAGAAGCAACTACACCTGAAGCTACAACCCCAGAAGCTACCACGGCTGAAGACACAACATTAGAGCCAACTACGACTGAAGCTACAACCCCACAAGCTACCACGGCTGAAGACACAACATTAGAGCCAACTACGCCTGAAGCTACAACCCCAGAAGCTACCACGGTGAAAGACACAACATTAGAGCCAACTACACCTGAAACTACAACCCCAGTAGCTACCACGGTTGAAGACACAAC ATTAGAGCCAACTACACCTGAAGCTACAACCCCAGAAGCTACCACGGCTGAAGACACAACATTAGAGCCAACTACACCTGAAGCTACCACGGCTGAAGACACAACATTAGAGCCAACTACACCTGAAGCTACAACCCCAGAAGCTACCACGGTGGAAGACACAACATTAGAGCCAACTACACCTGAAGCTACAACCCCAGAAGCTACCACGGTGGAAGACACAACATTAGAGCCAACTACACCTGAAGCTACCACGGCTGAAGACACAACATTAGAGCCAACTACACCTGAAACTACAACCCCAGTAGCTACCACGGTGGAAGACACAACATTAGAGCCAACTACACCTGAAGCTACCACGGCTGAAGACACAACATTAGAGCCAACTACACCTGAAGCTACCACGGCTGAAGACACAACATTAGAGCCAACTACACCTGAAACTACAACCCCAGTAGCTACCACGGTTGAAGACACAACATTAGAGCCAACTACACCTGCAGAAACAACACCAGAGGCTACCACGGTTGAAGACACAACATTAGAGCCAACTACGCCTGAAGATACAACCCCAGAAGCTACCACGGTTGAAGACACAACATTAGAGCCAACTACGCCTGAAGCTACAACCCCAGAAGCTACCACGGCTGAAGACACAACATTAGAGCCAACTACACCTGAAGCTACCACGGCTGAAGACACAACATTAGAGCCAACTACACCTGAAGCTACCACGGCTGAAGACACAACATTAGAGCCAATTACACCTGAAACTACAACCCCAGTAGCTACCACGGTTGAAGACACAACATTAGAGCCAACTACACCTGAAGCTACAACCCCAGAAGCTACCACGGCTGAAGACACAAC ATTAGAGCCAACTACGCCTGCAGCAACAACACCAGAGGCTACCACGGCTGAAGACACTACATTAGAGCCAACTACACCTGAAGCTACAACTACAGAAGCTACCACGGCTGAAGACACAACATTAGAGCCAACTACACCTGAAGTTACCACACCTGAAGACACAACATTAGAGCCAACTACGCCTGCAGCAACAACACCAGAAGCTACCACGGTTGAAGACACAACATTAGAGCCAACTACGCCTGAAGATACAACCCCAGAAGCTACCACGGTTGAAGACACAACATTAGAGCCAACTACGCCTGAAGCTACAACTACAGAAGCTACCACGGCTGAAGACACAACATTAGAGCCAACTACACCTGAAGTTACCACAGCTGAAGACACAACATTAGAGCCAACTACGCCTGCAGCAACAACACCAGAAGCTACCACGGTTGAAGACACAACATTAGAGCCAACTACGCCTGAAGATACAACCCCAGAAGCTACCACGGTTGAAGACACAACATTAGAGCCAACTACACCTGAAACTACAACCCCAGTAGCTACCACGGTGGAAGACACAACATTAGAGCCAACTACACCTGAAGCTACCACGGCTGAAGACACAACATTAGAGCCAACTACACCTGAAGCTACCACGGCTGAAGACACAACATTAGAGCCAACTACACCTGAAACTACAACCCCAGTAGCTACCACGGTTGAAGACACAACATTAGAGCCAACTACACCTGCAGAAACAACACCAGAGGCTACCACGGTTGAAGACACAACATTAGAGCCAACTACGCCTGAAGATACAACCCCAGAAGCTACCACGGTTGAAGACACAACATTAGAGCCAACTACGCCTGAAGCTACAACCCCAGAAGCTACCACGGCTGAAGACACAACATTAGAGCCAACTACACCTGAAGCTACCACGGCTGAAGACACAACATTAGAGCCAACTACACCTGAAGCTACCACGGCTGAAGACACAACATTAGAGCCAACTACACCTGAAGCTACAACCCCAGAAGCTACCACGGCTGAAGACACAACATTAGAGCCAACTACACCTGAAGCTACCACGGCTGAAGACACAACATTAGAGCCAACTACACCTGAAGCTACCACGGCTGAAGACACAACATTAGAGCCAACTACACCTGAAGCTACAACCCCAGAAGTTACCACGGCTGAAGACACAACATTAGAGCCAAATACGCCTGCAGCAACAACACCAGAGGCTACCACGGCTGAAGACACAACATTAGAGCCAACTACACCTGAAGCTACAACCCCAGAAGCTACCACGGCTGAAGACACAACATTAGAGCCAACTACGCCTGAAGCTACAACTACAGAAGCTACCACGGCTGAAGACACAACATTAGAGTCAACTACACCTGTAGCAACAACACCAGAGGCTACCACGGCTGAAGACACAACATTAGAGCCAACTACGCCTGCAGCAACAACACCAGAGGCTACCACGGCTGAAGATACTACATTAGAGCCAACTACACCTGAAGCTACAACCCCAGAAGCTACCACGGCTGAAGACACTACATTAGAGTCAACTACGCCTGCAGCAACAACACCAGAGGCTACCACGGCTGATGACACAACATTAGAGCCAACTACGCCTGCAGAAACAACACCAGAGGCTACCACGGCTGATGACACAACATTAGAGCCAACTACACCTGAAGCTACAACCCCAGAACCTACCACGGCTGATGACACAACATTAGAACCAACTACGCCTGAAGCTACAACCCCAGAACCTACCACGGCTGATGACACAACATTAGAGCCAACTACGCCTGAAGCTACAACCCCAGAGGCTACCACGGTTGAAGATACAACATTAGAGTCAACTACACCTGAAGCTACAACCCCAGAACCTACCACGGCTGATGACACAACATTAGAACCAACTACGCCTGAAGCTACAACCCCAGAACCTACCACGGCTGATGACACAACATTAGGGCCAACTACGCCTGAAGCTACAACCCCAGAAGCTACTACGGCTGAAGACACAACATTAGAGCCAACTACATCGGACGCAACAACACCAGAAGCAACTACACCTGAAGCTACAACGACGCCAAGTTCCCCATCACCTGCACCAATTTGTCCTCCAGGCGTTTTCGGCAATGTACCACATCCCGTTTTGTGTGACTACTATTACAATTGCATTGGAGGAATGGAGGTCTTATTGAGATGTTTAGAAGGCTTTGAGTACGATCACAGTATTCGG AGCTGCACACGTATTTCCGAAAATGGATGTTTTGCAAGAAAAAATGccacaacaacaacaacagaAAACCAGGTTGCTGACACAACCACGGAAGACATTGAATCAACAACATACAGAGACAACATTTGTCCACCAGGTTTTTCAGGCACTTTGCCACACTCAACACTTTGCAGTGCATATTATCGTTGTGAAGAGGGTGAAGCGATACTGAAGAACTGCGCGAAAGGATTCGAGTACGATGCCGTAATTAtg gACTGTGTTCCAATATCAGAGAGCGGTTGTTACGCACAGCAAGGTCTAACAACAACAACAGATAATAACAGATTACCTGAGTTATCAACTTACAAGAACGATGAAGAGGATTACATTTGTCCACCAATGTTTTCTGGGAATATCGAACATCCAACTTTGTGTGATTCGTATTACACTTGCTTTTCTGGAATGGAGTTTTTGATGAATTGCTCACATGGGTTCGAGTTTGACCCAGTTGTTAag AATTGCGTCCGCATCTCTAGCACGGGTTGTTTCGCAACACGATACAACttaacaacaacaacaacaacgaCGACACCAACTCCAACAACAACCGAAAACAACAAAGACAAACCAATTTGTCCACCGAACTACTCAGGAAATGTTCCCCACGAAACGAAATGCGATTCTTACTATACTTGCTTTAGTGGTTCGGAGTTTTTGATGCAGTGTCCCAACGGTTTTGAATTTGATCCGACTACAAAA GACTGTGTGCGAATATCGGAGACCGGTTGTTTCGCACAACAAGGCTTAGCAACAACAACAGACAACAATAGATTACCCGAGTTATCAACTTACAAGAACGATGAAGAGAACTATATATGCCCTCCAATGTTTTCTGGAAATATCAAACATCCAACTTTGTGTGATTCGTATTACACTTGCTTTGCTGGAATGGAGTTTTTGATGAATTGCACTCATGGGTTCGAGTTTGACCCAGTTGTTAAG GATTGTGTTCGAATATCGGAGACCGGTTGTTTTGCACAACAAGGCTTAGCAACAACAACTGACAACAATAGACTACCCGAGTTATCAACTTACAAGAACGACGAAGAGAAGTATATTTGTCCACCAATGTTTTCTGGGAACATCGAACATCCAACTTTGTGTGATTCGTATTATACTTGCTTCGCTGGAATGGAGTTTTTGATGAATTGTTCTCATGGATTCGAGTTTGATCCAGCTGTTCAG AACTGCGTCCGAATCTCGAACACTGGTTGTTTCGCAACACGATACAACTTGACAACAACAACAACGACGACGACAACGACACCAACTACAACAACAACCGAAAACAACAAAGTCAAATCAATATGTCCACCGAACTTCTCAGGAAATGTACCCCACAAAACGAAGTGCGATGCTTTCTATACTTGCTTTAGTGGTTCGGAGTTTTTGATGCAGTGTCCTAACGGATTTGAGTTTGATCCGAATACAAAA GACTGTGTTCGAATATCAGACACCGGTTGTTTCGCACAACAAAGCTTAGCAACAACAACAGACAACAATAGATTACCCGAGTTATCAACTAACAAGAACGATGAAGAGGATTACAATTGTCCACCAATGTTTTCTGGGAATATCGAACATCCAACTTTGTGTGATTCGTATTACACTTGCTTTGCTGGAATGGAGTTTTTGATGAATTGTTCTCATGGATTCGAATTCGATCCAGTTGTTGAG AATTGCGTCCGAGTTTCGAACACTGGTTGTTTTGCAAGACGATACAACTTAACAACAAGAATGACATCAACTACAACCGAAAACAACAAAATCAAACCAATATGTCCACCGGCTTTCTCAGGAAATCTTCCACACAGAACCAAATGCGATTATTACTATACTTGCTTTAGTGGTTCGGAGTTTTTGATGCGATGTCCCAACGGATTTGAATTTGATCCCACAACCAAC GAATGTGTAAGGATATCGTCGAGTGGATGTTTCGCGCGGCAAAATG